Proteins co-encoded in one Halococcoides cellulosivorans genomic window:
- a CDS encoding TrmB family transcriptional regulator, translating to MVDLRDLGLSSYEDRAYRSLLGLGPVSAMDLAAASEVPEGRIYDVLDDLETRGLVRSHSHSRPKKFLAVEPEVAIDRLVDTQTRELRAEIDRFEVLADRLIDDLSAEATVEERFLTTAIGTADATELLLERIAVANEQVAMVADVLTTEFDVAERGPDVLDHLADAIERGVSVSMLVPHDLVAAVPGGLVDRVEAEPFDADEFAVRTTEDVYGAFFLVDHVELCFQVVNPMERADVIGLINVKDPSLTHELEAQFHKHWEESEPFRPGE from the coding sequence ATGGTCGACCTGCGCGACCTGGGGCTATCGAGTTACGAGGACCGGGCCTATCGGAGTCTGTTGGGCCTCGGGCCGGTGTCGGCGATGGACCTCGCCGCGGCGAGCGAGGTCCCCGAGGGGCGGATCTACGACGTGCTCGACGACCTCGAAACCAGAGGGCTCGTGCGCTCGCACAGTCACAGCCGGCCGAAGAAGTTCCTCGCCGTCGAACCGGAGGTGGCGATCGATCGCCTCGTCGACACACAGACCAGAGAGTTGCGCGCAGAGATCGATCGGTTCGAGGTGCTCGCCGATCGGTTGATCGACGACCTCTCCGCGGAGGCGACCGTCGAGGAGCGCTTTCTGACGACGGCGATCGGAACGGCCGACGCGACCGAACTCCTGCTCGAACGCATCGCCGTCGCAAACGAGCAGGTGGCGATGGTCGCCGACGTTCTCACGACGGAGTTCGACGTCGCCGAGCGGGGTCCAGACGTGCTGGATCACCTCGCCGACGCCATCGAGCGCGGCGTCTCGGTCTCGATGCTCGTGCCACACGATCTGGTCGCGGCCGTTCCTGGCGGGTTGGTCGACCGCGTCGAGGCGGAACCGTTCGACGCCGACGAGTTCGCCGTCCGGACGACCGAGGACGTCTATGGGGCCTTCTTCCTGGTCGATCACGTCGAACTCTGTTTCCAGGTGGTCAATCCGATGGAGCGGGCGGACGTGATCGGCCTGATCAACGTCAAGGATCCGTCGCTGACACACGAACTCGAAGCGCAGTTCCACAAGCACTGGGAAGAGTCCGAACCGTTTCGACCGGGCGAGTGA
- a CDS encoding iron-sulfur cluster assembly protein — MADDLTAARVEDAIADATHPEIDATLVELGMIDDVRVASDEVTVDVAIPMAGIPDQIKELLAHRLADELDAFDVSITVQFVLMDDETRTRFFEMEEQNWSGLDGEDGPDGPAAGDPDAPAGTEDTDAPF; from the coding sequence ATGGCCGATGATCTCACCGCCGCGCGCGTCGAGGATGCCATCGCCGACGCCACGCATCCCGAGATCGACGCGACGCTCGTCGAGTTGGGCATGATCGACGACGTTCGCGTCGCCAGCGATGAGGTGACCGTCGACGTGGCGATCCCGATGGCGGGGATCCCCGATCAGATCAAAGAACTGCTCGCCCACCGTCTCGCGGACGAACTCGACGCGTTCGACGTGTCGATCACCGTCCAGTTCGTCCTGATGGACGACGAGACTCGAACCCGGTTTTTCGAGATGGAAGAGCAGAACTGGAGCGGTCTCGACGGCGAGGACGGCCCCGACGGGCCTGCCGCCGGTGACCCTGACGCGCCAGCGGGGACCGAGGACACCGACGCGCCGTTCTGA
- a CDS encoding energy-coupling factor ABC transporter ATP-binding protein, with protein MSESTDPLIDLECQSHTYPDGTVGVHDIEFGVVPDEIVAVVGPNGSGKSTCLEHLNATLVPDDGELVVRGTAITADNREYARSEVGFVFQDPDTQLVAPTVIDDVSFGLTNRGVTGAAARARARDALDSVGAKHLEDRVPHYLSGGEKRLVGLAGVLVLDPSVIVLDEPFAGLDPARSAMVADRLREIRASGISVVLSTHDLDVAADLADRVCVMDDGNAIGGGTPREVFYDAALLDRANLTPPSAVRIARELGLDASERPPVTERDLVDRLDGVAGSPRNIAASDD; from the coding sequence ATGAGCGAATCGACCGACCCGCTGATCGATCTCGAATGCCAGTCACACACCTACCCCGACGGGACCGTCGGCGTCCACGACATCGAGTTCGGCGTCGTTCCCGACGAGATCGTCGCCGTCGTCGGGCCCAATGGCTCGGGGAAATCCACCTGTCTCGAACACCTGAACGCGACACTCGTCCCCGACGATGGCGAACTCGTCGTGCGGGGCACCGCGATTACGGCCGACAATCGCGAATACGCCCGCTCGGAGGTCGGCTTCGTCTTTCAGGACCCCGACACCCAACTGGTCGCGCCGACCGTCATCGACGACGTGAGCTTCGGGCTGACCAACCGCGGCGTGACCGGCGCGGCGGCCAGAGCGCGCGCACGCGATGCGCTCGATTCTGTCGGGGCCAAACACCTCGAAGACCGCGTTCCGCACTATCTCAGCGGCGGCGAGAAACGACTGGTCGGCCTGGCTGGCGTCCTCGTTCTCGACCCGAGCGTGATCGTGCTGGACGAACCGTTCGCTGGACTCGACCCTGCACGATCGGCGATGGTCGCCGACCGTTTGCGGGAGATCCGCGCGTCGGGCATTAGCGTTGTGCTCTCGACGCACGACCTCGACGTGGCTGCGGACCTCGCGGACCGGGTCTGTGTGATGGACGACGGCAACGCGATCGGTGGCGGGACGCCTCGGGAGGTGTTCTACGACGCGGCCCTGCTCGATCGCGCGAATCTCACACCTCCGTCAGCGGTCCGGATCGCTCGCGAACTGGGCCTCGACGCGAGCGAGCGCCCGCCGGTCACCGAGCGCGACCTCGTCGATCGGCTCGATGGCGTCGCTGGCTCTCCCCGGAACATTGCCGCATCAGACGACTGA
- a CDS encoding helix-turn-helix domain-containing protein yields MDKTDGAGPAATDTIGGPFSPERQSGSMSADASDPAHRSERPLRVVLDVRVGDACPLTDIDGSIAGIRAQQIDDICECEVVVDDDVVRLTRERGPDCVADIVHRHDCVPTITAVDGATVRIAVYPPDRDRIAALIADLRAAGYDVQTRQIRDLTGSDEEGKPGSLALIDRSRLTDKQRAAVEAALEAGYYDAEKGVTLDALAADLDISKSAVSRRLRAAEATVMRAAFGDADDGE; encoded by the coding sequence ATGGACAAGACAGACGGGGCTGGGCCGGCCGCCACCGACACGATCGGCGGTCCTTTCAGCCCGGAGCGCCAATCTGGGTCGATGAGTGCGGACGCGAGCGACCCGGCACATCGATCCGAGCGCCCGTTGCGCGTCGTCCTCGACGTTCGGGTCGGTGACGCCTGCCCGCTGACCGATATCGACGGGTCGATCGCGGGGATTCGCGCCCAGCAGATCGACGACATCTGCGAGTGTGAGGTCGTCGTCGACGACGATGTCGTGCGTCTGACTCGCGAACGCGGGCCCGACTGTGTGGCCGACATCGTCCACCGCCACGACTGCGTGCCGACGATCACCGCCGTCGACGGAGCGACCGTTCGGATCGCCGTCTACCCGCCGGACCGAGACCGGATCGCCGCGCTGATCGCCGACCTCCGGGCGGCGGGCTACGACGTGCAGACCCGACAGATCCGGGACCTCACCGGATCTGACGAGGAGGGCAAACCGGGATCGCTGGCGCTGATCGATCGATCGCGGCTGACCGACAAACAGCGCGCTGCGGTCGAGGCGGCCCTCGAGGCGGGCTATTACGACGCCGAGAAAGGCGTCACGCTGGACGCACTGGCGGCCGATCTCGACATTTCGAAATCGGCGGTCTCGCGACGCCTCCGAGCGGCCGAAGCCACGGTGATGCGGGCAGCGTTCGGAGACGCCGACGACGGTGAATGA
- the cbiQ gene encoding cobalt ECF transporter T component CbiQ — MAALSSHVPDPRLMTAMAEHGDGLLHRVNPWTKVAILGALVLAVTIIDGVALLVGLYAAVFVAYLTAGLPVRRLLGWYSLPVLFVVSIGGPLLVMEPGTPIGPVLATPLGGLSVTIEGARLVVELAARSMAVVTFVLATTMTTPYADVATVVDRLLPRPVDQVALLTYRFTFVMLETLEDLVDAARSRGATLSAFWSNRRVYARMLGMTMITAIERSERLVAAMEARGYDGSIAMTSEIPRPPLAELVVVAATYLLVGGYAVATGAFL; from the coding sequence ATGGCGGCCCTGTCGAGTCACGTCCCCGACCCGCGACTGATGACGGCGATGGCCGAACACGGCGACGGCCTGCTCCACCGCGTGAACCCCTGGACGAAAGTCGCGATCCTCGGTGCGCTCGTCCTCGCGGTGACGATCATCGACGGCGTCGCCCTGCTGGTGGGGCTGTACGCCGCCGTGTTCGTCGCGTATCTCACGGCAGGGTTGCCCGTTCGACGACTGCTCGGGTGGTATAGCCTGCCCGTGCTGTTCGTCGTCTCGATCGGTGGGCCGCTGCTCGTGATGGAGCCAGGCACGCCGATCGGGCCAGTACTCGCGACGCCGCTGGGCGGCCTGTCGGTCACCATCGAGGGCGCACGACTCGTCGTCGAACTCGCTGCGCGGTCGATGGCGGTCGTTACGTTCGTCCTCGCGACGACGATGACGACGCCCTACGCCGACGTCGCGACGGTCGTCGACCGACTCCTGCCGCGGCCGGTCGATCAGGTCGCACTCCTGACCTATCGGTTCACGTTCGTCATGCTCGAAACGCTCGAAGATCTGGTCGATGCGGCCCGATCGCGCGGGGCGACGCTGTCGGCGTTCTGGTCGAACCGGCGGGTGTACGCCCGGATGCTCGGGATGACGATGATCACGGCGATCGAGCGCTCGGAGCGACTGGTCGCCGCGATGGAGGCCCGGGGCTACGACGGGTCGATCGCGATGACCAGCGAGATCCCTCGCCCGCCGCTCGCCGAACTCGTCGTCGTCGCCGCGACCTACCTGCTCGTGGGTGGCTACGCAGTCGCCACGGGTGCGTTCCTATGA
- a CDS encoding COG1361 S-layer family protein, with protein MGAPDRPVSSQQIVALAVVLVVTSAMSTGPLGVGTAEGASATTIEGTPHLNASAPDARLDPGATGTVTVTLTNDATYDDNGTTHPPEARERAGEARSVSVALDDESAPLTVETGNRSAGTIADGETATQAFDVVVDEDAPAGTYDLTVETEYRHAERVTYESVADGEYAYNESVVTRTETDTVTVEIEPQAQFAVTNLTHDVPLGGEGTVALSVTNVGSANVSEATVSLASGDADLSVGSGGASSSANVGSWAANETKTLTYRASTADSAVQREYPLDATVEYTDGDGARQSDGEQIGLEPIDRTEFPVVALDHDVPRGGEGTLTVSLTNGAPTTITEVGVTASAPDSTVTIGDSPQGTTAVAAWAPNETREFTFRVQTDGGAVERPYPVELGIEYTDRDDNANSVTEVLAFTPADPERFAIDLADHDVPEAGAGTATLSLENQRSTGVSDVSVRVTADDGAVSVGGDGSTAASSALGSLTGGERESVPVRVATSADAIDRDYPLTVEVRYTDADNDVNTQTETLQFGPGDREQFAIESIDHDVPRDGIGTVTVVAENTAGEDLDDVTVTLSTAESAFFVGAEGSRSGAASAAEWEESATRRFTYRVGTSGAAVDREYPFDISFEYTDAENSAGTYTADAAIRPQSDPRFVVESVDHDVAIGSTGRVQLTLRNDGPVDASEAILTASAESDAMFVGTGGSEPVEVQGVSLDPPEQGSPTAQAYVGDWPVGENRTVTLRAGFGESAIVRNYVTSLSIDYENARGDAMPQRTRSVGIRPLPAQQFAYDRVESDLHVGEEGTLVANVTNRANRTVDGLVVTAASQDQNVNFYNARSTVGELAAGESATVRYRVGITAEAERGTRVFELSARYRGSRDDRHETDARDLLVDVGAERDAFDVAVANGSFAPGESGPFAVTITNRRNETLSNVQAKLFTDDPLGSGDDSAFVTELAPGESATLRLDLSVASGASAKTYAASMDFRFDDSRGDSELSDTYRVPVRVERESSGGLPLWLVPMGLLGGASVVGWHMGRDRLTSLVDRPPTGAESADTSASAGTAESTDAPESAETPDDTE; from the coding sequence ATGGGCGCTCCAGACCGTCCCGTGTCGAGCCAGCAGATCGTGGCACTCGCGGTCGTTCTCGTCGTCACGAGTGCGATGTCGACCGGTCCGTTGGGCGTCGGGACGGCCGAGGGCGCGAGTGCGACGACGATCGAGGGCACGCCCCACCTCAACGCGTCGGCCCCCGACGCCCGTCTCGATCCGGGCGCGACTGGCACGGTGACGGTCACGCTGACCAACGACGCGACCTACGACGACAACGGGACCACGCACCCGCCCGAAGCGCGCGAGCGGGCGGGCGAGGCACGATCGGTGTCGGTCGCGCTCGACGACGAGAGCGCACCGCTGACCGTCGAGACCGGCAATCGATCGGCCGGGACGATCGCCGACGGCGAGACCGCGACCCAGGCGTTCGACGTGGTGGTCGACGAGGACGCCCCCGCCGGGACGTACGATCTGACCGTCGAGACGGAGTATCGCCACGCCGAACGCGTCACCTACGAGTCAGTCGCCGACGGCGAGTACGCCTACAACGAGTCGGTCGTCACCCGGACCGAGACCGACACGGTGACCGTCGAGATCGAACCGCAGGCCCAGTTCGCGGTGACGAACCTGACCCACGACGTCCCCCTGGGTGGGGAGGGCACCGTCGCGCTGTCGGTGACCAACGTGGGGTCGGCAAACGTCTCCGAGGCGACGGTGTCGCTCGCGTCGGGCGACGCCGATCTCAGCGTTGGCTCCGGCGGTGCGAGTTCGTCGGCGAACGTCGGATCGTGGGCCGCCAACGAGACGAAGACGCTGACCTACCGGGCCAGCACCGCCGACAGCGCCGTCCAGCGCGAGTATCCCCTCGACGCCACCGTCGAGTACACCGACGGCGACGGCGCTCGCCAGAGCGACGGCGAGCAGATCGGTCTCGAACCGATCGATCGCACGGAGTTTCCGGTCGTCGCGCTCGACCACGACGTGCCCCGCGGGGGCGAGGGGACGCTGACGGTCTCGCTGACCAATGGCGCCCCCACGACCATCACGGAGGTCGGCGTGACGGCGTCGGCCCCCGACTCGACGGTGACGATCGGCGACTCGCCACAGGGGACGACCGCAGTCGCCGCATGGGCCCCCAACGAGACCCGCGAGTTCACGTTCCGGGTTCAGACGGATGGGGGCGCGGTCGAGCGACCCTACCCCGTCGAACTCGGCATCGAGTACACCGACCGCGACGACAACGCGAACAGCGTGACCGAGGTGCTCGCGTTCACGCCCGCCGATCCCGAGCGGTTCGCGATCGACCTCGCCGACCACGACGTGCCCGAGGCCGGGGCGGGGACGGCCACCCTTTCCCTCGAAAATCAGCGATCGACGGGCGTCTCGGACGTCTCGGTGCGGGTCACCGCCGACGACGGGGCGGTGTCGGTCGGCGGTGACGGATCCACGGCGGCCAGCAGTGCGCTCGGATCGCTCACGGGTGGCGAACGCGAGTCGGTGCCCGTCCGCGTGGCGACCAGCGCCGACGCCATCGATCGGGACTACCCGCTGACCGTCGAGGTGCGCTACACCGACGCCGACAACGACGTGAACACCCAGACCGAGACGCTGCAGTTCGGGCCGGGCGACCGCGAGCAGTTCGCCATCGAGTCGATCGACCACGACGTGCCACGCGACGGCATCGGGACGGTCACCGTCGTCGCCGAGAACACCGCCGGCGAGGACCTCGACGACGTGACGGTGACGCTATCGACCGCGGAATCGGCCTTCTTCGTCGGTGCCGAGGGGTCACGCTCTGGGGCGGCGAGCGCCGCCGAGTGGGAGGAAAGTGCGACCCGGCGGTTCACCTACCGGGTGGGCACGAGTGGGGCCGCGGTCGACCGCGAGTACCCGTTCGACATTTCCTTCGAGTACACCGACGCCGAGAACAGCGCGGGCACGTACACCGCCGACGCCGCGATCCGGCCCCAGAGTGACCCTCGATTCGTCGTCGAGTCGGTCGATCACGACGTGGCGATCGGATCGACGGGACGGGTCCAGCTCACGCTCCGTAACGACGGCCCGGTCGACGCCTCGGAGGCCATCCTGACCGCGAGCGCCGAGAGCGACGCGATGTTCGTCGGCACCGGCGGGTCCGAACCCGTCGAGGTCCAGGGCGTCTCGCTGGATCCCCCCGAGCAGGGCTCGCCGACCGCCCAGGCGTACGTCGGCGACTGGCCCGTCGGCGAGAACCGCACGGTCACGCTCCGGGCAGGCTTTGGCGAGAGTGCGATCGTCCGCAACTACGTCACCAGCCTGTCGATCGACTACGAGAACGCTCGTGGCGACGCGATGCCACAGCGCACCCGCTCGGTCGGCATTCGACCCCTGCCCGCCCAGCAGTTCGCCTACGACCGCGTCGAGAGCGACCTCCACGTCGGCGAGGAAGGGACACTCGTCGCAAACGTGACCAATCGCGCCAACCGGACCGTCGACGGCCTGGTCGTCACCGCCGCGAGTCAGGACCAGAACGTAAACTTCTACAACGCCCGCTCGACGGTCGGCGAGCTGGCCGCCGGCGAGTCGGCGACCGTCCGGTATCGCGTCGGGATCACCGCCGAGGCCGAACGCGGGACGCGCGTGTTCGAACTCTCCGCCCGGTATCGTGGCTCGCGGGACGACCGTCACGAGACCGACGCCCGCGACCTGCTGGTCGATGTCGGGGCCGAGCGCGACGCGTTCGACGTCGCGGTGGCCAACGGGTCGTTCGCGCCCGGCGAGTCCGGCCCGTTCGCGGTGACGATCACCAACCGACGCAACGAGACGCTCTCGAACGTGCAGGCGAAACTGTTCACCGACGATCCGCTGGGCAGCGGCGACGACTCGGCGTTCGTGACCGAACTCGCGCCGGGCGAGTCGGCGACGCTCCGACTGGATCTCTCGGTCGCGAGCGGGGCGAGTGCGAAGACCTACGCCGCGTCGATGGACTTCCGGTTCGACGATTCGCGCGGCGACAGCGAACTCTCCGATACCTACCGCGTGCCCGTCCGGGTCGAACGCGAATCGTCGGGCGGCCTGCCGCTGTGGCTCGTCCCGATGGGCCTGCTCGGGGGCGCCAGCGTCGTGGGCTGGCACATGGGGCGCGACCGCCTGACGAGTCTCGTCGATCGACCGCCGACCGGGGCAGAGTCGGCCGACACGTCAGCGTCGGCCGGAACGGCGGAGTCCACTGACGCGCCAGAATCGGCCGAAACGCCAGACGACACCGAGTGA
- a CDS encoding cobalamin transport operon protein produces MDRTRQYGVLSALLAVFAGLGYAGFVATGGAVPYGKRFATSIQRGVESGGGSLVDLGRGVILAGPIQSSVVEFVSVLGVLTAAGVVLYRYADRLAERGR; encoded by the coding sequence ATGGATCGCACGCGACAGTACGGCGTGCTCTCGGCCCTGCTCGCGGTCTTCGCGGGATTGGGCTACGCTGGCTTCGTCGCGACCGGTGGCGCGGTGCCCTACGGCAAGCGATTCGCGACCTCGATTCAGCGCGGCGTCGAGTCAGGTGGCGGATCGCTGGTCGATCTCGGACGGGGCGTCATCCTCGCAGGCCCGATCCAGTCGAGTGTCGTAGAGTTCGTCTCCGTCCTCGGCGTGCTGACGGCCGCCGGGGTCGTGCTGTACCGCTACGCCGACCGACTGGCCGAGAGGGGTCGCTGA
- a CDS encoding dihydrolipoyl dehydrogenase family protein: MSTHVAVIGAYGSAGGAVARRLAGESEIELTLIDDGDPGGGLCIQAGCMPSKELISAAEHRFAARHDDRLDGVSTVEFDRVVDRKDDHTSNWASRRRTAIEGLADRDGVEFVHDTAQFVDDRTIQVGDRTIEADSVVIATGSTLDLPPIPGIEDVPVQTSADVFDATEFADSAVVLGLGYVGLELAPYLSEAAEMDVTALELQAELLPEADPGFGEDLAGYYRDAFDMDVRLDAAAQSIEPTADGGVRVTVEQDGERETMTADELFVFTGRAPNLDGLNLSATTLDPGEDWVRDTMQATSDDRVFVVGDANGREPILHVGKEQAETAAENVLAHRAGDSLASYRSTHHHVIFSGLGRLPYVRVGHSAESADEAGIDHVTVDAEAAADGVFKAKDAPEGRARLVVGTDGTVLGYQGLHYHADVMAKTAQIAVEMGLDVRKLPDRAYHPTTPEILDRLIAAASERLDAREERAAPAQ, from the coding sequence ATGAGCACCCACGTCGCGGTGATCGGTGCCTACGGGTCGGCGGGTGGCGCGGTCGCCCGCAGACTCGCCGGTGAATCGGAGATCGAACTCACACTGATCGACGACGGCGACCCCGGAGGGGGCCTCTGCATCCAGGCGGGCTGTATGCCCTCGAAGGAACTCATCTCGGCGGCCGAGCATCGGTTCGCCGCACGGCACGACGACCGCCTGGACGGCGTCTCGACGGTGGAGTTCGATCGGGTCGTCGATCGGAAAGACGATCACACCTCGAACTGGGCGTCGCGTCGGCGGACGGCGATCGAGGGCCTGGCCGATCGCGATGGCGTCGAGTTCGTTCACGACACGGCGCAGTTCGTCGACGACCGGACGATTCAGGTCGGGGATCGGACGATCGAAGCCGACTCCGTCGTGATCGCGACGGGGTCGACGCTGGATCTGCCGCCGATTCCGGGCATCGAGGACGTGCCGGTCCAGACCAGCGCGGACGTGTTCGACGCGACAGAGTTCGCGGACAGCGCGGTCGTTCTGGGTCTGGGCTACGTCGGCCTCGAACTCGCGCCGTATCTGAGCGAGGCGGCCGAGATGGACGTGACGGCGCTGGAACTCCAGGCCGAATTGCTCCCCGAGGCCGATCCGGGTTTCGGGGAGGACCTGGCCGGGTACTATCGGGACGCCTTCGACATGGACGTGCGCCTCGACGCCGCGGCTCAGTCGATCGAACCGACCGCCGACGGTGGGGTTCGCGTGACGGTCGAACAGGACGGTGAGCGCGAGACGATGACGGCCGATGAACTGTTCGTCTTTACGGGTCGCGCACCGAACCTCGACGGCCTGAACCTTTCAGCGACGACGCTCGATCCGGGCGAGGACTGGGTTCGAGACACCATGCAGGCGACGAGCGACGACCGGGTCTTCGTCGTCGGTGACGCTAACGGGCGTGAACCCATTCTCCACGTCGGCAAGGAACAGGCCGAAACGGCGGCCGAGAACGTCCTCGCCCACCGCGCGGGCGACAGTCTCGCCAGCTATCGGTCGACCCATCACCACGTCATCTTCTCGGGGCTCGGCCGATTGCCCTACGTCCGGGTGGGTCACTCCGCCGAATCGGCCGACGAGGCGGGGATCGATCACGTCACGGTCGACGCCGAGGCGGCCGCCGACGGCGTGTTCAAGGCCAAAGATGCGCCCGAGGGCCGCGCGCGGTTGGTCGTCGGCACCGACGGGACCGTGCTGGGCTATCAGGGCCTGCACTATCACGCCGACGTGATGGCCAAGACCGCTCAGATCGCCGTCGAGATGGGCCTGGACGTGCGCAAGCTCCCAGACCGGGCCTACCACCCGACGACGCCAGAGATTCTCGACAGACTGATCGCCGCGGCGAGCGAGCGACTCGACGCTCGCGAGGAACGCGCCGCCCCGGCGCAGTGA
- a CDS encoding energy-coupling factor ABC transporter permease, which produces MAHIHLGEGAFPLWALVVWSLVGGGLIAVVVYRIRRSGIDSRRIALAGIAAAASFAVFQLNIPIWGGIHLNFTALVGILAGPLLGPIVALVVNVFSAALGHGAIGLLGANTLVNATEAVGAFYGFCLLRGADWDPFPAGTAAATLGLAAGAVLMGVIVVVSGVNGSALGRSDLTIAVAGMVALNLGVAVVEGLLTGLIVRFIASIRPDLIDVGVDRLAEVRA; this is translated from the coding sequence ATGGCACACATACACCTCGGCGAGGGGGCCTTTCCGCTGTGGGCCCTCGTGGTCTGGTCGCTGGTCGGCGGCGGGTTGATCGCGGTCGTCGTCTACCGGATTCGGCGCAGTGGAATCGATTCGCGACGGATCGCACTCGCGGGCATCGCCGCCGCAGCGAGTTTCGCGGTCTTTCAGCTGAACATCCCGATCTGGGGCGGGATCCACCTGAACTTCACCGCGCTGGTCGGGATCCTCGCGGGCCCGCTGCTCGGCCCGATCGTCGCGCTCGTCGTCAACGTCTTCTCGGCGGCGCTCGGCCACGGCGCGATCGGACTACTCGGCGCGAACACGCTCGTCAACGCCACCGAAGCGGTCGGCGCATTCTACGGGTTCTGCCTGCTACGCGGGGCCGACTGGGATCCATTCCCGGCGGGGACCGCCGCCGCCACACTCGGTCTCGCGGCGGGGGCCGTGCTCATGGGCGTGATCGTCGTCGTGAGCGGCGTCAACGGGAGCGCACTCGGGCGCTCTGATCTGACGATCGCCGTCGCGGGGATGGTCGCGCTGAATCTCGGCGTCGCGGTCGTCGAGGGCCTGCTCACGGGGCTAATCGTCCGATTCATCGCGTCGATCCGGCCCGACCTGATCGACGTGGGGGTCGATCGGCTGGCGGAGGTGCGTGCCTGA
- a CDS encoding CopG family ribbon-helix-helix protein: protein MPIVSVSMPDGLVERLDQFAAEHGYSGRSEVIRDASRELLDEFDDQSLEGRDLMATVTVLFDYQAGEVEREMMDIRHEFDGVVASNFHTHVGDRSCLELFVLEGSLEAISTVVGAIRATSDVQTVSYSVLPMDDGNILVE from the coding sequence ATGCCCATCGTGAGCGTCTCGATGCCCGACGGCCTGGTCGAACGACTCGACCAGTTTGCCGCCGAGCACGGGTACAGCGGGCGGAGCGAGGTGATCCGTGACGCCAGCCGCGAGTTGCTCGACGAGTTCGACGACCAGTCCCTCGAGGGTCGGGACCTGATGGCGACGGTGACGGTCCTGTTCGACTACCAGGCCGGCGAGGTCGAACGCGAGATGATGGACATCCGCCACGAGTTCGACGGCGTCGTCGCGTCGAACTTTCATACCCACGTCGGTGACCGGTCCTGTCTCGAGCTGTTCGTCCTCGAGGGCTCGCTCGAAGCGATTTCGACGGTCGTCGGCGCGATTCGCGCGACCAGCGACGTCCAGACGGTCAGCTATTCGGTCCTCCCGATGGACGACGGCAACATTCTCGTGGAGTGA
- a CDS encoding lipoate--protein ligase family protein — protein MAEWTIVDSGTYDEATQQALERVLLDRVADGAIGPTLRIWYRDRPAVALGRYQAYADEVAADYVASEGISVVRRITGGGAMFVQPERVITYSLYLPADRVTDDIRQSYSDLDRWAIETLQELGLDAFHEPLNDIAHEEGKIGGSAQRRTDDAILHHTTMSYALDIEAMLRVLRVGAETVSETAIESADRRVARITDHTEVSRSAVIDALIDGIRERHGATERKLTDDELKRAQALVDEQFGTDAWTRQL, from the coding sequence ATGGCTGAGTGGACGATCGTCGATTCGGGGACGTACGACGAGGCAACCCAGCAGGCTCTCGAACGCGTCCTGCTCGATCGGGTCGCAGACGGCGCGATCGGGCCGACGCTGCGGATCTGGTATCGCGATCGGCCCGCGGTCGCGCTCGGACGATACCAGGCGTACGCCGACGAGGTTGCCGCCGACTACGTCGCCAGCGAGGGGATCAGCGTCGTCCGGCGAATCACCGGCGGTGGCGCGATGTTCGTCCAGCCAGAGCGGGTGATCACCTACTCGCTGTACCTGCCCGCCGACCGGGTGACCGACGACATCAGACAGAGCTATAGCGACCTCGATCGGTGGGCGATCGAGACGCTCCAGGAGTTGGGCCTCGACGCGTTTCACGAGCCGTTGAACGACATTGCTCACGAGGAAGGCAAGATCGGCGGGTCGGCTCAGCGCCGCACCGACGACGCGATCTTGCATCACACGACGATGAGTTACGCCCTCGATATCGAGGCGATGCTGCGGGTCCTCCGGGTCGGTGCAGAGACCGTCTCCGAGACGGCGATCGAGTCGGCCGACCGCCGGGTCGCACGGATCACCGATCACACTGAGGTGTCGCGATCGGCCGTCATCGACGCACTGATCGACGGGATTCGCGAGCGACACGGCGCGACCGAGCGCAAGCTTACCGACGACGAACTCAAGCGCGCCCAAGCGCTCGTCGACGAGCAGTTCGGCACCGACGCGTGGACCCGGCAGCTCTGA